Proteins encoded by one window of Marixanthomonas sp. SCSIO 43207:
- a CDS encoding S9 family peptidase — translation MKIEENKILHRENKKPIIYDLYYNENQKPKPIVIFCHGYKGFKDWGAWHLVAEAFAKAGFFFLKFNFSHNGGTVDEPIDFPDLEAFSENNYTKELDDLETIIAFMATTKHYMLEADVNTISLIGHSRGGGIALIKAEENSNIKNVITWAGVSDYKSRFKEGTDEFKDWEKTGVKYVQNGRTKQQMPHNFQFYKDFKANEDRLTIKRAAEQLTKPYLIIHGSNDPTVSVEEAKSLHTWNSKSVLKLIDEANHVFGAKHPWEENTLPKDLEKVVKTTINFLK, via the coding sequence ATGAAGATAGAAGAAAACAAAATACTACACAGAGAAAACAAAAAGCCAATTATTTATGACCTGTATTACAATGAAAATCAAAAACCAAAACCTATTGTCATTTTTTGTCACGGTTATAAAGGCTTTAAAGATTGGGGAGCTTGGCATTTAGTTGCCGAAGCATTTGCCAAAGCAGGATTTTTCTTCTTAAAATTTAATTTTTCACATAATGGTGGTACCGTTGATGAGCCTATAGATTTTCCAGATTTAGAAGCATTTTCTGAAAATAATTATACCAAAGAGCTAGACGATCTAGAAACAATTATCGCCTTTATGGCAACCACAAAGCATTATATGCTAGAAGCAGATGTAAACACTATTTCTCTCATTGGTCATAGTCGCGGAGGAGGAATTGCCTTAATTAAAGCCGAAGAAAACAGTAACATAAAAAATGTTATCACTTGGGCTGGCGTAAGTGATTATAAAAGTAGGTTTAAAGAAGGTACAGACGAGTTTAAAGACTGGGAGAAAACAGGTGTAAAATATGTTCAAAACGGCCGAACAAAACAACAGATGCCTCACAACTTTCAGTTTTATAAAGACTTTAAAGCAAATGAAGATCGTCTTACCATAAAACGAGCGGCAGAACAATTAACAAAACCATATCTTATAATCCACGGAAGTAATGATCCTACCGTTTCTGTAGAAGAAGCAAAATCACTTCATACATGGAATTCAAAAAGTGTTTTAAAATTAATTGATGAAGCCAATCACGTTTTTGGAGCCAAACACCCTTGGGAAGAAAACACACTACCCAAAGACCTCGAAAAGGTAGTGAAAACTACAATCAATTTTTTAAAATAA
- a CDS encoding GNAT family N-acetyltransferase has protein sequence MIRKANISEIDAIITITRACALKMNSEKIFQWNEHYPTKEAFEKDFQRGELYVLVNSENIIGSIVISTLKDEEYNDVTWLTEDGNNIYIHRLAVHPEYQHQGYAKQLMNFAEETAQKNNAVSVRLDTFSQNKRNQKFYETRGYQKLESIYFPKQSKHPFYCYELVF, from the coding sequence ATGATTCGGAAAGCTAACATTTCAGAAATTGATGCAATCATAACAATAACACGTGCTTGTGCTTTAAAAATGAATTCGGAAAAAATTTTTCAATGGAATGAACATTATCCAACAAAAGAAGCTTTTGAAAAAGATTTCCAAAGAGGTGAATTGTACGTATTAGTTAATTCAGAAAACATTATAGGAAGCATTGTTATTTCTACCTTAAAAGATGAAGAATACAATGATGTTACTTGGCTTACAGAAGATGGTAATAATATTTATATACACCGATTGGCAGTACATCCAGAATATCAGCATCAAGGATATGCAAAGCAATTGATGAATTTTGCCGAAGAAACAGCCCAAAAAAACAATGCAGTTTCTGTTCGCTTAGACACATTTAGTCAAAATAAGCGTAACCAAAAGTTTTATGAAACACGAGGCTATCAAAAACTAGAATCTATTTATTTCCCGAAACAAAGTAAGCATCCTTTTTATTGTTATGAATTAGTCTTTTAA
- a CDS encoding MATE family efflux transporter: MSTQVSFKSINKIAVPAIIAGIAEPLISLTDIAVIGNVEEHSVEALAAAGLVGSFLSAIIWIVAQTKTAISAIVSQHLGANRLHAVKTLIPQAIGFNLILSLLIYGSTAFFAEAIFGLYNAEGLILNYSVDYYRIRAIGYPLTLITFAIFGIFRGLQNTYWAMKCSLTGALVNVVLDYLLVYGVEGVIPPLHLKGAAYASLAAQSVMLLMALWFFWKKTPFHLKLSFNINPKLKPLLLMAANLFVRTAALNFAIYLANAYATDYGKNYIAAQSILMNIWLFFSFFIDGYANAGNAIGGKLLGAKDYKSLWVLSKKISKYAILIAIILMAGCALVYDEIGLLFNKEATVLVLFSSVFWIVLLMQPVNAIAFMFDGIFKGLGEAKYLRNLLLVATFLGFTPVLLISDYFGLKLHAIWIAFFVWMLIRAGGLVIKFRRKYLNKEV; the protein is encoded by the coding sequence TTGAGCACGCAAGTAAGTTTTAAGAGCATAAATAAGATAGCTGTTCCTGCAATTATAGCCGGTATTGCCGAGCCGCTTATTTCATTAACCGATATTGCCGTGATTGGAAATGTTGAAGAGCACTCGGTTGAAGCTTTGGCTGCAGCCGGATTGGTAGGTTCGTTTTTATCTGCAATTATCTGGATCGTAGCTCAAACAAAAACTGCTATTTCGGCAATTGTTTCACAGCATTTGGGAGCCAATAGGTTACACGCTGTAAAAACGCTAATCCCACAAGCAATAGGTTTTAATTTAATATTAAGTCTTTTAATTTACGGAAGTACAGCTTTTTTTGCTGAAGCTATTTTTGGTCTTTACAATGCAGAGGGGCTTATTTTAAACTACTCGGTTGATTATTATCGTATAAGAGCTATAGGCTACCCATTAACACTCATTACATTTGCAATCTTCGGAATTTTTAGAGGGCTGCAAAACACGTATTGGGCTATGAAGTGCAGCCTTACCGGTGCATTGGTAAATGTAGTTTTGGATTATCTCTTGGTTTATGGTGTAGAAGGTGTCATCCCGCCGCTTCATTTAAAAGGTGCTGCGTATGCGAGTCTGGCAGCGCAGAGTGTAATGCTATTAATGGCATTGTGGTTTTTCTGGAAAAAAACGCCGTTTCATTTAAAACTAAGTTTCAACATAAACCCAAAACTTAAACCTCTTTTGTTAATGGCTGCCAATCTTTTTGTGCGAACAGCAGCACTTAACTTTGCAATCTATTTGGCAAATGCCTACGCCACCGATTATGGAAAAAACTACATCGCCGCACAGAGTATTTTAATGAATATTTGGTTGTTTTTTAGCTTCTTTATTGATGGGTATGCCAATGCCGGTAATGCTATTGGTGGTAAATTGTTGGGAGCTAAAGATTATAAATCACTGTGGGTTTTAAGTAAAAAAATAAGTAAATACGCTATTTTGATTGCTATAATCTTAATGGCTGGTTGTGCCTTGGTATATGACGAGATTGGCCTGCTTTTTAATAAAGAAGCCACAGTGTTGGTGTTGTTCAGTTCGGTGTTTTGGATTGTTTTATTAATGCAACCCGTTAACGCAATCGCATTTATGTTTGACGGAATTTTTAAAGGTTTGGGCGAAGCAAAATACTTGCGCAATTTGTTATTGGTTGCTACATTTTTAGGCTTTACACCTGTGTTGCTTATTTCAGATTATTTTGGACTGAAATTACATGCTATTTGGATCGCCTTTTTTGTTTGGATGTTAATACGAGCCGGTGGCTTGGTGATAAAATTCAGAAGAAAATATTTAAATAAAGAAGTATAA
- a CDS encoding 2OG-Fe(II) oxygenase → MEELFEQLDFTINPVFETIIEDIQKQKFSIVDGFFSAEEVVQLRDSLLEKYEADRFKKSAIGNRVNEEIHSEIRGDFILWIDQLKASPTEQLFFNKINELVEYLNRTCFLGILHKEFHYAVYPKGTFYAKHLDTFQNDDRRKLSVVCYLNEANWPKENGGELSLYLDTTEVLDVLPLPCRVVIFESQELEHEVKVVKAAERYSITGWLKSR, encoded by the coding sequence ATGGAAGAATTGTTTGAGCAGTTGGATTTTACCATTAATCCCGTTTTTGAAACCATAATTGAAGATATTCAGAAACAGAAATTTTCAATTGTAGATGGTTTTTTTTCAGCGGAAGAAGTTGTTCAACTTCGCGATTCTTTATTAGAAAAATACGAAGCTGACCGTTTTAAAAAATCTGCTATAGGTAATAGAGTCAATGAAGAAATTCACTCTGAAATTCGCGGAGATTTTATTCTATGGATTGACCAACTAAAAGCTTCACCTACCGAGCAATTATTCTTTAATAAAATTAACGAACTAGTTGAATACTTAAACAGAACGTGTTTTCTGGGCATTTTGCACAAAGAGTTTCACTATGCTGTATACCCAAAAGGAACTTTTTATGCAAAGCATCTAGACACGTTTCAAAATGATGATAGACGTAAGCTATCTGTGGTGTGCTATTTAAATGAAGCTAATTGGCCAAAAGAAAATGGTGGTGAGCTAAGTTTGTATCTAGATACTACTGAAGTACTAGATGTATTGCCGCTACCTTGCCGTGTAGTTATTTTTGAGAGTCAAGAGCTGGAGCACGAAGTGAAAGTAGTAAAAGCTGCTGAACGATACAGTATTACCGGCTGGTTAAAAAGCCGGTAA
- a CDS encoding 6-carboxytetrahydropterin synthase yields the protein MSKIRITKQFSFETGHALYGYDGKCRNVHGHSYKLSVTVIGTPIADNNHVKFGMVIDFGDLKKIVKEEIVDVFDHATVFNKNTPHVELANELKSRGHNVLLVNYQPTSEMMVIDFADKIKKRLPENINLHAVKLQETETSYAEWYAADN from the coding sequence ATGAGTAAAATTAGGATTACCAAACAATTTTCTTTTGAAACCGGTCACGCACTTTATGGGTATGATGGAAAATGTAGAAATGTACACGGTCACAGCTATAAACTATCGGTTACAGTAATTGGCACCCCCATTGCAGATAATAACCACGTAAAATTTGGGATGGTAATCGATTTTGGTGATCTTAAAAAGATTGTAAAAGAAGAAATAGTAGACGTTTTTGATCATGCAACTGTCTTCAATAAAAACACACCTCACGTAGAGTTGGCCAATGAATTGAAATCTCGAGGTCATAATGTTCTTTTAGTAAATTATCAACCCACTAGCGAGATGATGGTGATTGATTTTGCTGATAAAATAAAAAAACGCCTGCCTGAAAATATAAACCTACACGCGGTTAAACTACAAGAAACTGAAACAAGTTATGCAGAATGGTATGCTGCCGATAATTAA
- a CDS encoding UDP-2,3-diacylglucosamine diphosphatase → MQVPEGKKIYFSSDNHLGAPTAEASKPRELKFISWLDEVKKDAAAIFLLGDLFDFWFEYKTVVPKGFVRVLGKLAEIKDSGIPIHFFVGNHDLWMHGYFEKELNIPVYHNPKEFEFNNKRFFVGHGDGKGPGDKGYKRMKKVFINPFSRWLFRWLHPDIGVRLAQHLSVKNKLISGDEDKQFLGDENEWLAQYAKRKLETKHYDYFVFGHRHLPMEIKVGDHSTYFNLGDWINHYTYGVFDGNTFELKEFTL, encoded by the coding sequence ATGCAAGTACCGGAAGGCAAAAAAATTTATTTTTCAAGCGATAATCATTTAGGTGCACCAACTGCTGAAGCGAGTAAACCTCGTGAACTTAAGTTTATTTCGTGGCTCGATGAAGTAAAAAAAGATGCAGCTGCAATTTTTTTGTTAGGTGATTTATTTGACTTTTGGTTTGAATATAAAACCGTTGTCCCTAAAGGTTTTGTGCGGGTATTAGGCAAGCTGGCCGAAATTAAGGATAGCGGAATACCCATCCACTTTTTCGTAGGAAATCACGATTTATGGATGCACGGTTATTTTGAAAAAGAGCTAAACATCCCTGTGTATCACAATCCCAAAGAATTTGAATTTAATAATAAACGTTTTTTTGTTGGTCATGGTGACGGAAAAGGACCGGGAGATAAAGGTTATAAACGAATGAAAAAAGTGTTTATCAATCCATTTTCACGATGGTTGTTTAGATGGTTACATCCAGATATAGGTGTGCGATTGGCTCAGCACCTTTCTGTAAAAAACAAATTAATTTCTGGGGATGAAGATAAGCAGTTTTTAGGTGATGAAAATGAGTGGCTGGCGCAATATGCCAAACGAAAACTAGAAACTAAACACTACGATTATTTTGTTTTTGGTCACCGCCATTTACCTATGGAAATAAAAGTAGGAGACCATTCAACATATTTTAACCTCGGAGATTGGATTAACCATTACACCTATGGGGTTTTTGATGGTAATACGTTTGAGCTGAAAGAATTTACCCTTTAA
- the recJ gene encoding single-stranded-DNA-specific exonuclease RecJ translates to MRWTLKPKPSETVIDHLKKELGIDAIVATLLAQRGIETFDQAKQFFRPQLSDLHNPFLMKDMDKAVDRIELAIANEENILVYGDYDVDGTTSVALLSSYLKSYYPNVATYIPDRYEEGYGVSYKGIDFAEDNNFSLIIALDCGVKAIEKVAYASEKNIDFIICDHHRPGKELPQAVAVLDPKREDCSYPYKELCGCGVGFKLIQALSEKRDLHLEDLILYLDLVATAIGADIVPITGENRVLAHYGLKVINSNPRVGFKAILKQVKKETLTITDVVFIIAPRINAAGRMKHGNHAVTLLTETDLNRAAEYASEIEQFNTDRRDTDKSITEEALLQITNNKEEKRNTTVVYHHNWHKGVIGIVASRLTETYYRPTLVFTKSGDKLAASARSVKGFDVYNALEGCSEYIEQFGGHKYAAGLTLHEKDFEAFKNAFEKVVSETIDPKLLQPELKVDAEINLAEITPKLYRLLKQFAPFGPGNMTPVFMTQGLKDTGWGKCVGEDKTHLRLTVQQNNSPQFVCIGFGMADKQDIACAGVPFKAAYVIDENEWQGKVSLQLRLKDIKG, encoded by the coding sequence ATGCGCTGGACCTTAAAACCGAAACCTTCTGAAACTGTTATTGATCATCTTAAAAAAGAATTGGGTATAGATGCAATTGTTGCTACACTTTTGGCACAACGCGGAATTGAAACCTTTGACCAAGCCAAACAGTTTTTTAGACCACAATTGAGCGATCTCCACAATCCTTTTTTGATGAAAGATATGGACAAAGCGGTTGACAGAATTGAGCTTGCTATCGCCAATGAAGAGAATATTTTGGTGTATGGAGATTATGATGTTGACGGCACTACCAGCGTTGCGTTACTTTCTTCATATTTAAAAAGTTATTATCCAAACGTTGCCACCTACATTCCAGATAGATATGAAGAAGGGTATGGTGTTTCTTATAAAGGAATTGATTTTGCAGAAGACAACAACTTTTCTCTAATAATTGCTTTGGATTGTGGTGTAAAGGCAATTGAAAAAGTAGCATACGCTTCTGAAAAAAATATTGATTTTATTATTTGTGATCATCACCGTCCGGGTAAAGAGTTACCTCAAGCCGTTGCTGTGTTAGACCCCAAACGTGAAGATTGTAGTTATCCCTATAAAGAGTTGTGTGGTTGCGGCGTGGGTTTTAAATTAATTCAAGCGCTTTCAGAAAAAAGAGATTTACATCTTGAAGATTTAATCTTGTACCTCGACTTAGTAGCTACCGCCATTGGTGCCGATATTGTACCCATTACCGGTGAAAATCGAGTGTTGGCTCATTATGGGTTAAAAGTAATAAACAGCAATCCTAGAGTTGGTTTTAAGGCTATTTTAAAACAAGTAAAGAAAGAAACACTCACCATTACCGATGTTGTTTTTATTATTGCTCCTAGAATTAATGCCGCCGGAAGAATGAAACACGGCAACCATGCCGTTACATTATTGACCGAAACCGATTTAAATCGCGCCGCAGAATATGCTTCGGAAATTGAACAATTTAACACAGATAGAAGAGATACTGATAAAAGCATAACAGAAGAAGCTTTACTTCAAATCACAAATAATAAAGAAGAAAAACGAAACACTACCGTTGTATATCATCATAATTGGCATAAAGGAGTCATAGGAATTGTAGCTTCACGTTTAACCGAAACCTATTACCGCCCAACACTCGTGTTTACCAAAAGTGGTGATAAGCTGGCTGCTTCTGCTCGCTCAGTAAAAGGATTTGATGTGTATAATGCGCTAGAAGGTTGTTCTGAATATATTGAGCAGTTTGGCGGTCACAAGTATGCAGCAGGATTAACATTGCACGAAAAAGACTTTGAAGCTTTTAAAAATGCGTTTGAAAAGGTCGTTTCAGAAACTATTGACCCAAAATTACTTCAACCCGAGCTTAAAGTAGATGCCGAAATAAATCTTGCTGAAATAACCCCAAAATTATACCGTCTTTTAAAGCAATTTGCACCTTTTGGACCGGGTAATATGACACCCGTATTTATGACGCAAGGATTGAAAGATACCGGCTGGGGAAAATGCGTGGGTGAAGATAAAACCCATTTACGCCTTACGGTTCAACAAAACAATTCACCTCAATTTGTATGCATTGGTTTTGGAATGGCAGATAAGCAAGATATTGCGTGTGCAGGAGTCCCATTTAAAGCTGCTTATGTGATAGACGAAAATGAATGGCAAGGTAAGGTGAGTTTGCAGCTTCGGTTAAAGGATATTAAAGGGTAA
- a CDS encoding carboxymuconolactone decarboxylase family protein, whose translation MPLVTPLPSDHDKETQELAEFFNETLGFCPNSVLTMQRRPAISKAFINLNKAVMANEGRVTSALKRMIAWVSSNATGCRYCQAHAIRAAERYGAEQEQLDNIWEYRTHHSFSEAERAALDFSLAASQVPNAVTPEIEKRLHAHWDDGEIVEMLGVISLFGYLNRWNDSMGTSIEEGAVESGEQYLGKHGWEKGKHS comes from the coding sequence ATGCCACTAGTAACCCCTCTACCATCTGACCACGACAAAGAAACCCAAGAACTAGCTGAGTTTTTTAATGAAACTCTTGGTTTTTGTCCTAATAGTGTGTTGACTATGCAACGCAGACCTGCTATTAGCAAAGCGTTTATCAATCTTAATAAAGCGGTGATGGCCAATGAAGGTCGTGTTACTTCAGCGCTTAAGCGTATGATTGCTTGGGTAAGTAGTAATGCAACCGGATGTAGATATTGTCAAGCGCACGCCATTCGCGCAGCAGAACGCTATGGTGCCGAGCAAGAACAATTGGATAACATTTGGGAATACCGAACGCATCATTCTTTTTCTGAAGCCGAACGTGCAGCGCTGGACTTTTCTTTAGCTGCCTCGCAAGTGCCAAATGCCGTAACCCCTGAAATTGAAAAGCGTTTACATGCTCATTGGGACGACGGCGAAATTGTAGAAATGCTAGGAGTTATTTCGCTATTTGGCTATTTAAACCGTTGGAATGATTCTATGGGAACTTCAATTGAAGAAGGCGCTGTTGAAAGTGGTGAGCAATATTTAGGAAAACACGGATGGGAAAAAGGGAAACATAGTTAA
- the rsmI gene encoding 16S rRNA (cytidine(1402)-2'-O)-methyltransferase: protein MGKLYLVPTPIGNLQDITFRAIDVLKEVDFILAEDTRTSGKLLKHYNIDTPMQSHHMHNEHKTVEGIVNKIQNGETVALISDAGTPAISDPGFLLTRACVEANIEVDCLPGATAFVPALVNSGLPNDKFVFEGFLPVKKGRQTRLTFLAEETRTMIFYESPHKLVKTLTHFSEYFGAERKVSISREITKLHEETVRGTVEEVLQHFTKKPPKGELVMVVAGK from the coding sequence ATGGGAAAACTCTATCTAGTTCCTACCCCAATTGGAAACCTTCAAGACATAACTTTTAGAGCTATTGACGTTTTAAAAGAAGTTGATTTTATTCTAGCTGAAGACACCAGAACCAGCGGAAAGCTATTAAAACATTACAATATTGACACTCCTATGCAATCTCATCATATGCATAATGAGCATAAAACGGTTGAAGGTATTGTCAATAAAATTCAAAATGGTGAAACAGTAGCTTTAATTAGTGACGCAGGTACACCGGCAATAAGCGACCCCGGTTTTTTATTAACGCGGGCTTGTGTAGAAGCCAACATAGAAGTAGATTGCCTTCCAGGAGCTACCGCTTTTGTTCCAGCTTTGGTAAATAGTGGATTGCCTAACGATAAATTTGTCTTTGAAGGATTTTTACCCGTAAAAAAAGGACGTCAAACTCGCCTTACTTTTTTAGCTGAAGAAACCCGAACGATGATTTTTTATGAATCACCTCACAAACTAGTTAAAACCTTAACTCATTTTTCCGAATATTTTGGTGCAGAAAGAAAGGTTTCAATATCACGTGAAATAACAAAACTGCATGAAGAGACCGTTCGTGGAACTGTAGAAGAGGTATTACAACATTTTACCAAAAAACCACCCAAAGGGGAGTTGGTTATGGTTGTTGCGGGAAAATAA
- a CDS encoding thymidine kinase, with product MFLENTVNQKEQFGWIEVICGSMFSGKTEELIRRLKRAKFARQRVEIFKPAIDVRYDDEKVISHDSNEIRSTPVPAAANIPMLADNCDVIGIDEAQFFDDEIVQVCNDLANRGIRVIVAGLDMDFKGNPFGPMPNLMATAEYVTKVHAVCTRTGNLANYSFRKAKSDDLVLLGETEEYEPLSRAAYYKAVLRDKVKKMEVKDAQQMSTKKKP from the coding sequence ATGTTTCTTGAAAATACCGTTAATCAAAAAGAGCAATTTGGCTGGATTGAAGTTATTTGCGGTTCTATGTTTTCGGGAAAAACAGAAGAACTCATAAGAAGGTTGAAACGCGCAAAATTTGCCCGTCAACGTGTTGAAATATTTAAACCTGCCATAGATGTTCGGTATGATGATGAAAAAGTAATTTCGCACGATAGTAATGAAATTCGTTCAACGCCTGTTCCCGCAGCTGCAAATATCCCTATGCTTGCAGATAACTGTGATGTTATTGGTATTGATGAAGCTCAATTTTTTGATGATGAAATTGTGCAAGTTTGCAATGATCTTGCCAATAGAGGCATTAGAGTAATTGTCGCCGGGCTAGATATGGATTTTAAAGGAAATCCTTTTGGTCCTATGCCCAATTTGATGGCTACGGCAGAGTATGTTACCAAGGTACACGCTGTTTGTACCCGCACGGGTAATCTGGCAAACTATAGTTTCAGAAAGGCAAAAAGCGACGATCTTGTTTTATTAGGTGAGACCGAAGAATATGAGCCTTTAAGCCGCGCCGCCTATTATAAAGCAGTTTTGCGTGATAAAGTGAAAAAAATGGAGGTGAAAGATGCTCAACAAATGTCAACAAAAAAGAAGCCTTAA
- the alr gene encoding alanine racemase: MQKTTETVLEIDLNALRQNYQYLTSKIDKTTEVMGVVKAFGYGSDAVAVAKELISLGVSYFAVAYPDEGIALRNAGIKTPILVLHPLPATFKKIVTYSMEPAIYSRSMMQQFITFAEKENVTDYPIHLKFNTGLNRLGFTADDTAFILENVSKTNSVKIQSVFSHLAASEDHLEKDFTKSQLDQFRSISEIILEKLPYKPFRHTLNTSGVLNYPEAQYDMVRTGIGLYGFGNDPKENSHLKPVATLKTVISQIHTVKKGETVGYNRAFKASETTKTATLPVGHADGIKRLFGNKRGWVTVHGKKAYIIGNVCMDMIMIDVTEIDCEEGDEVIVFGENPSADELTQVINTIPYELITGISQRVKRVICRK, translated from the coding sequence ATGCAAAAAACAACCGAAACTGTTTTAGAAATAGATTTAAACGCCTTGAGGCAAAACTACCAATATCTTACTTCAAAAATTGACAAAACCACCGAGGTGATGGGAGTTGTAAAAGCTTTTGGTTATGGTAGTGATGCTGTTGCAGTAGCCAAAGAACTTATATCATTAGGTGTTTCATATTTTGCGGTAGCATATCCAGATGAAGGGATAGCTTTAAGAAACGCTGGTATAAAAACGCCTATTTTGGTATTACATCCGCTCCCGGCAACTTTTAAAAAAATTGTGACCTATTCTATGGAACCGGCTATTTATTCCCGTTCTATGATGCAACAATTTATAACTTTTGCTGAAAAAGAAAACGTAACAGATTATCCTATACATTTAAAATTCAACACCGGGCTCAATCGATTGGGTTTTACTGCAGACGATACAGCATTCATTCTCGAAAATGTCTCAAAGACAAATAGTGTAAAGATTCAATCTGTCTTTAGCCATTTAGCAGCAAGTGAAGATCATTTAGAAAAAGATTTTACGAAGTCTCAATTAGATCAATTCCGAAGCATTTCTGAAATTATTCTTGAAAAATTACCATATAAACCTTTTAGGCATACCTTAAATACTTCAGGAGTACTCAACTACCCAGAAGCTCAATATGATATGGTACGTACTGGCATTGGTCTTTACGGTTTTGGCAATGATCCCAAAGAAAACAGTCACTTAAAACCGGTTGCCACATTAAAAACAGTAATCTCTCAAATTCACACCGTTAAAAAAGGTGAAACCGTAGGCTATAATCGAGCTTTTAAAGCTTCAGAAACAACAAAAACAGCTACGTTGCCTGTAGGTCACGCAGATGGAATTAAACGACTTTTTGGTAATAAAAGAGGGTGGGTGACCGTACATGGAAAAAAGGCATACATTATTGGGAATGTATGTATGGATATGATTATGATTGATGTTACTGAAATTGATTGTGAAGAAGGTGATGAGGTGATAGTTTTTGGTGAAAACCCCTCTGCAGATGAGTTAACACAAGTTATAAATACCATCCCTTACGAGTTAATTACAGGTATTTCACAACGTGTAAAACGTGTTATTTGTCGAAAATAA
- the mscL gene encoding large conductance mechanosensitive channel protein MscL, whose amino-acid sequence MLKEFKDFIMTGNVIDLAVAVILAGAIGMVVSGFTNDIMMPIVGHFAGGMDFADLKVVLDEAVIGPEGEVVEPENAVMYGKWINALINLVIVGFVLFIIVKAYNKTKKPKEEAPAAPKGPTQEELLAEIRDELKKQNK is encoded by the coding sequence ATGTTAAAAGAATTTAAAGATTTTATAATGACGGGTAACGTCATTGACTTGGCAGTTGCTGTTATACTAGCAGGTGCTATCGGGATGGTAGTTTCAGGTTTTACAAATGATATTATGATGCCGATTGTTGGTCATTTTGCCGGCGGAATGGATTTTGCAGACCTTAAAGTCGTTCTTGACGAAGCTGTTATAGGCCCAGAAGGAGAGGTTGTTGAGCCAGAAAATGCTGTTATGTACGGTAAATGGATCAATGCATTAATAAATCTTGTTATAGTAGGGTTTGTGTTGTTTATTATTGTAAAAGCATACAATAAGACAAAAAAGCCGAAAGAAGAAGCTCCGGCAGCTCCAAAAGGTCCAACTCAAGAAGAGTTATTGGCAGAAATACGAGATGAATTAAAAAAACAGAATAAATAA